The following proteins come from a genomic window of Malus domestica chromosome 02, GDT2T_hap1:
- the LOC103418471 gene encoding uncharacterized protein, which translates to MHSRKHENFNKQSPASRLHAVGPDPYSNSGRRSNMQLEAADQSSERSLSPRGLPGDVGLSQRTDSIGRSDHGWHLGGRRTDRVRRRSRSTSPPLPFGGIQKRSHFDEGVGVMHRNYSPTPLAPVPLELQHRPELVEPAKYSVNDDSNSRRVYGSENNDSKIINEEMNGSRLSVGGTHGTLSQKSMHVEDGAVRGLKSTLIQDNTALGIYWPPPDLHPVIAPAKDSEHLPSSSRSMNLPRFEHGRPRYTDPVALDRLPVTESYKGEKPILTSRDGLYPMVSSAHYTDFRPSSSTDVRSEFQDSYMGGPHLPSMDEFSSSRRFINAYRQRPLADYPRDPGSGKRNLSTYQSYSPNRGEHADYFYPKSRGMPVDDRRYPSDDLNKIMPPRTQLDYDSTQMVYNHQNLSRPSIMNPVMDRMDDTEEFSGNSRKGIMLNNPTLQRQSLLDYPDSRRISETSKHGVEYSGSGRTHVSLGRRMSQDYELSHFRASQDFQVAHQKEDYGFERDVNMKYQDRPSSVSKYDSEMSGHPAGMQIMREELGIYEPSDRMLKRNYATEEGMSTHNPRTIGSSKWTSREFQVSYESGEEWNDGDLGSYSSASAGFDHDRYSKAERVYVGHRHGEYEYDDWLPSQHSFEHAQMHSVRFYKHGDRYIKGHRNSGPLSRHKAHHADIKSSVHKQHRVWKRHYNYLEDVHASDGTDVDQSENGLSSARPEPSEDSEEFMQMVNEAFLTFSKKLNMNSAVRRRYKEQGKAGTLFCIVCGRSLSKEFMDTQRLVRHAYMSHRVGLRAQHLGLLKAVCVLLGWSTVVPPDTVTWAPQVLPKAEALAQKEDLILWPPVIVVHNISMSDNNPQSWKVVSMEALEAFLRSNGLIKGRIKICLGKPADQSVLVVKFLGTFTGLGDAERIQKHFAEHQRGRVDFERATSSNGKIVEAAMQGDNAEERFLYGYMGIVEDLDKVDFHTRSWTVIKSKKEIQDLANAPVKPDER; encoded by the exons ATGCATTCTCGAAAGCATGAGAATTTCAATAAGCAATCCCCAGCTTCTAGATTACATGCGGTGGGTCCCGACCCGTATAGTAATAGTGGTAGGAGGAGTAATATGCAACTCGAGGCTGCTGATCAGTCTAGTGAGAGGAGTTTAAGCCCTCGCGGATTGCCAGGGGATGTGGGTTTGAGTCAAAGGACTGATTCTATTGGAAGGAGTGACCATGGTTGGCATTTGGGTGGTAGAAGGACTGATCGGGTGAGGCGGAGATCAAGGTCAACGTCACCGCCACTGCCTTTTGGCGGCATTCAGAAAAGGTCACATTTTGATGAAGGAGTTGGGGTTATGCATAGGAATTATTCGCCAACTCCACTTGCACCTGTTCCTTTGGAGTTACAACACAGACCTGAACTTGTAGAGCCTGCAAAATATAGTGTGAATGATGATTCAAATAGTAGACGAGTTTACGGGTCTGAGAACAATGAttctaaaatcatcaatgaggAAATGAATGGAAGCAGATTGTCAGTTGGCGGTACACATGGGACATTGAGTCAGAAATCAATGCATGTGGAAGATGGTGCGGTAAGAGGATTAAAATCCACACTAATTCAAGATAATACTGCACTAGGAATATATTGGCCACCTCCAGACCTGCATCCTGTGATAGCTCCTGCAAAAGATAGTGAACACCTACCATCATCATCACGGAGTATGAACTTACCCCGTTTTGAGCATGGAAGGCCTCGGTATACGGATCCTGTTGCTTTGGATAGATTACCAGTGACAGAATCCTACAAAGGAGAGAAACCCATTCTTACTTCAAGGGATGGTTTGTACCCCATGGTGTCAAGTGCTCATTATACGGACTTTCGTCCTAGCTCCTCCACAGACGTAAGGAGTGAATTTCAGGATTCTTATATGGGTGGCCCACACTTACCTTCAATGGATGAATTTTCAAGTAGTAGACGGTTCATTAATGCATATAGACAAAGGCCACTAGCAGATTATCCTAGAGATCCTGGTTCTGGCAAGAGGAACCTGTCAACTTACCAGAGTTATAGTCCTAACAGAGGTGAGCATGCAGATTATTTTTACCCCAAATCAAGGGGAATGCCAGTTGATGATCGCAGATATCCATCTGATGACTTAAATAAAATCATGCCTCCACGAACACAACTTGACTATGATAGTACTCAAATGGTTTATAACCATCAAAATTTGTCAAGACCTAGTATTATGAACCCTGTTATGGATAGAATGGATGATACTGAGGAATTTTCTGGAAATTCAAGAAAGGGCATTATGCTGAATAATCCTACTTTGCAAAGGCAATCTTTATTAGACTACCCTGATTCAAGAAGAATATCAGAGACATCAAAGCATGGTGTGGAATATTCAGGTTCAGGACGCACACATGTCAGTTTAGGAAGGAGAATGTCACAAGATTATGAACTATCCCATTTCAGGGCATCACAAGATTTTCAGGTCGCACATCAGAAAGAAGATTATGGTTTTGAAAGAGATGTTAATATGAAGTATCAGGACAGGCCGTCTTCTGTGTCAAAATATGACTCAGAGATGAGTGGGCATCCTGCTGGAATGCAGATTATGAGAGAGGAGCTTGGAATATATGAACCATCAGATAGGATGCTTAAAAGAAACTATGCTACTGAAGAAGGTATGAGTACACATAATCCTAGAACTATTGGGTCTAGTAAGTGGACATCTAGAGAATTCCAAGTTTCATATGAAAGCGGTGAAGAGTGGAATGATGGAGATTTAGGCAGTTATTCATCTGCATCAGCTGGATTTGACCATGATAGATACAGTAAGGCTGAGAGGGTATATGTTGGGCACCGTCATGGTGAATATGAATATGATGATTGGTTGCCATCTCAACACTCTTTTGAACATGCACAAATGCATTCAGTCAGATTCTATAAACACGGTGATCGATATATAAAGGGTCATCGAAATTCTGGTCCATTAAGTAGGCATAAGGCGCATCACGCTGATATAAAAAGCAGTGTTCACAAACAGCACCGAGTTTGGAAAAGACATTATAATTATTTAGAAGATGTCCACGCAAGTGATGGTACTGATGTTGATCAATCAGAAAATGGGCTGAGCTCTGCACGTCCTGAGCCGTCCGAGGACTCTGAGGAGTTTATGCAAATGGTAAATGAAGCCTTTTTAACATTTTCTAAAAAGCTAAATATGAACTCGGCTGTTCGGAGAAGATACAAGGAACAAGGGAAGGCTGGTACTTTGTTCTGCATCGTATGTGGCCGAAG TTTGTCGAAGGAGTTCATGGACACTCAACGCTTGGTAAGACACGCATATATGTCTCACAGAGTTGGGCTGAGGGCACAGCACTTGGGTCTTCTAAAAGCAGTTTGTGTTCTGTTGGGGTGGAGTACTGTTGTCCCCCCTGACACAGTCACATGGGCTCCCCAGGTCTTGCCCAAGGCTGAAGCTTTGGCTCAGAAGGAAGATTTGATTCTCTGGCCTCCTGTGATTGTTGTTCACAATATTTCTATGTCAGACAACAATCCTCAAAGTTGGAAGGTTGTTTCCATGGAGGCGCTCGAGGCTTTTCTAAGAA GTAATGGTTTAATCAAGGGAAGAATCAAGATTTGCCTAGGGAAGCCTGCTGACCAAAGTGTTTTGGTGGTGAAGTTCTTGGGAACTTTTACTGGGCTTGGGGACGCAGAGAGGATTCAGAAGCATTTTGCAGAGCATCAGCGTGGCAGAGTGGATTTTGAGCGAGCGACGTCCTCAAATGGAAAAATTGTGGAAGCAGCAATGCAGGGAGACAACGCAGAGGAGCGATTTCTATATGGGTACATGGGCATTGTAGAGGACTTGGATAAGGTGGATTTCCATACCAGGAGCTGGACTGTGATAAAGAGCAAGAAGGAGATTCAGGACCTGGCCAATGCTCCCGTCAAACCTGATGAGAGGTAA